In Elusimicrobiota bacterium, a genomic segment contains:
- a CDS encoding lysylphosphatidylglycerol synthase transmembrane domain-containing protein, translating to MTRRLVIAGGFLASLGLLAYLIGGRLTALLRIGTQLDWSYVAAAVLCALASYFMVGLVLRQVLALLGHSLPFPVVLGIALVSTSVNYFVSTAGVSGFALKAHLLRKRQVPYATTVMAAVVSSAILYFVLAGILGQGLIYLFMHLQGARIAIMEGIVGLGLLLGTAIVLMVFVFNHKLRGRVMRSAFHRLNRVVFSFSKRDIPREEFVEFEHQLAAGLGTIHHHKGRLTKAIAFTGLDWVLAMLTLHFCLCAVGMVHMPVGHLVAGFSAGQATTLIPGLPGGLGAMEGSVAATFSGLGLDWDDALMAVLLYRVAYYLIPGILSVFVLWGLKMSEPDLMAQTALDTETLPEELKRKARELEHSQPWPHAHRQGRD from the coding sequence ATGACCCGCCGGCTCGTCATCGCGGGGGGCTTCCTGGCTTCGCTGGGCCTGCTAGCCTATCTCATCGGGGGCCGGCTTACGGCCCTGCTGCGCATCGGCACCCAGTTGGACTGGTCGTACGTGGCCGCGGCGGTGCTTTGCGCGCTGGCCAGCTATTTCATGGTGGGGCTGGTTTTGCGCCAGGTGCTGGCCCTCCTCGGGCATTCCCTGCCCTTCCCCGTCGTGCTGGGCATCGCCTTGGTCTCCACCTCGGTCAACTATTTCGTCTCCACCGCGGGTGTCAGCGGATTCGCGCTCAAGGCGCACCTGCTGCGCAAGAGGCAGGTCCCCTACGCCACGACCGTGATGGCGGCCGTGGTCAGTTCAGCCATCCTCTATTTCGTCCTGGCCGGCATCCTCGGCCAAGGGCTGATCTATCTTTTCATGCACCTGCAAGGGGCGCGCATCGCCATCATGGAGGGGATCGTGGGGCTGGGTCTGCTGCTGGGGACCGCCATCGTCCTCATGGTCTTCGTCTTCAACCACAAGCTGCGCGGCCGCGTCATGCGCAGCGCCTTCCACCGTCTCAATCGGGTGGTCTTCTCCTTCTCCAAGCGGGATATCCCCCGTGAGGAGTTCGTGGAGTTCGAGCACCAGCTGGCCGCGGGACTGGGCACCATCCACCACCACAAGGGCAGGCTCACCAAGGCCATAGCCTTCACCGGGCTCGACTGGGTCTTGGCCATGCTCACCCTGCATTTCTGCCTGTGCGCGGTGGGGATGGTGCATATGCCGGTCGGCCACCTCGTCGCCGGCTTCAGCGCCGGCCAGGCCACGACGCTCATCCCGGGCCTGCCCGGAGGCCTGGGCGCCATGGAGGGGTCCGTAGCCGCGACTTTCAGCGGCCTCGGACTGGACTGGGACGACGCGCTCATGGCCGTCCTGCTCTACCGCGTCGCGTACTATCTCATCCCCGGCATCCTGAGCGTCTTCGTCCTGTGGGGCCTGAAGATGTCCGAGCCTGACCTCATGGCTCAGACGGCGCTCGATACCGAGACCCTGCCGGAGGAGCTCAAACGCAAGGCGCGCGAGCTCGAGCACAGCCAGCCCTGGCCGCATGCGCATCGGCAGGGAAGGGATTGA
- a CDS encoding PAS domain S-box protein, whose product MDTTSKTSGNQTRILASIVASSEDAIYAKTLDGIITQWNKGAEKIYGYTAKEAIGQSVSILTPPDRNDELPGILARIRKGEHVEHYETGRVRKDASLVYVSISISPILDAKGVVTGASTIARDITGHRRLEEALRKNIQLESANKILDSFGRAIAHELRNPLTVLKGNVFLLLKNYGDKLDSQGKNILEMTGHAVDRISGIVADLQDLCNASCPEIHCESVDLSSFAHAEAARLQASSPKRRVDWRIADGLVAKGDAGLLRMALSNLLRNAWKFTAKTEKPIIEFGMSPRDGVPVYFVMDNGAGFDMADAHKLFQPFSRLHGSNEFVGTGIGLTIVENVIRRHNGRVWAEGKVQEGATFRFTLAAEWPGPMPEVRAT is encoded by the coding sequence ATGGACACCACTAGCAAGACATCGGGGAACCAGACCCGCATCCTCGCTTCAATCGTTGCGTCATCAGAGGATGCCATCTACGCCAAGACCCTGGATGGGATCATCACCCAGTGGAACAAAGGTGCTGAGAAGATATACGGATACACAGCGAAAGAGGCGATAGGCCAATCGGTCTCCATTCTGACCCCGCCGGATCGCAACGATGAGCTGCCGGGCATTCTCGCCAGAATCCGCAAGGGCGAGCATGTGGAACATTACGAAACGGGGCGCGTACGCAAGGACGCCTCTCTTGTCTACGTGTCCATCTCCATCTCGCCGATTCTTGACGCTAAGGGGGTGGTCACCGGTGCCTCCACGATTGCCAGGGACATCACTGGGCACCGGCGCCTCGAAGAGGCTCTCCGCAAGAACATACAGCTTGAGTCCGCCAACAAAATACTTGATTCCTTCGGCCGTGCCATCGCTCACGAGTTGCGCAATCCACTGACAGTTCTCAAGGGCAACGTCTTCCTTCTGCTTAAAAATTATGGGGACAAGCTGGACTCCCAAGGGAAGAACATCCTAGAGATGACGGGACATGCGGTCGATAGGATAAGCGGGATCGTCGCGGACCTACAGGACCTCTGTAATGCCTCTTGCCCCGAGATACACTGCGAGTCAGTGGATTTGAGTTCTTTTGCCCATGCGGAAGCTGCCCGCCTCCAAGCAAGCAGTCCCAAACGGCGCGTGGATTGGCGCATCGCTGATGGCTTGGTTGCCAAGGGCGATGCCGGGCTCTTGCGCATGGCGTTATCGAATCTGCTCAGAAACGCCTGGAAGTTCACGGCGAAGACCGAAAAGCCAATCATAGAATTCGGGATGTCCCCACGCGACGGAGTGCCCGTTTATTTCGTAATGGACAATGGAGCGGGTTTCGACATGGCTGACGCCCACAAACTTTTCCAGCCATTTTCCAGACTCCATGGGTCGAATGAATTTGTGGGTACTGGCATCGGCCTGACTATCGTCGAAAATGTCATCCGCCGCCACAACGGACGCGTGTGGGCCGAAGGCAAAGTCCAGGAAGGAGCGACCTTCCGCTTCACGCTCGCCGCGGAATGGCCTGGACCAATGCCTGAAGTACGGGCTACGTGA